The following are from one region of the Myxococcales bacterium genome:
- a CDS encoding DegT/DnrJ/EryC1/StrS family aminotransferase gives MELFNSHVSDEAIRLAVDVLRSGRLSEGPVARSFEQALERSLGLVRPRLVNSGTSALHLSLVAAGVGPGDEVILPPQTFVASGLSVLMAGARPVFADIDATTGNLDVSSAASRITERTKAVMPVHWAGIPCEMDEIGSLAQQHGLAVVEDAAHALGALYKGTPVGAISRFTCFSFQAIKHLTTGDGGAICSLSEQDERTVSRLRWFGIDRATAVPDELGERQYNLSDLGFKYHMNDLAAAVGMGNLASFPERLRRRRDIALAYFHHLAEVPGLTLPAVHQGSSPSWWLFTVLVEQRLNLVRKLKEHGIPCSVVHRRIDRNRVLGGVTPELPGQERFDAQQLSLPCHEEITEEDVHRIVECVKSGW, from the coding sequence ATGGAACTTTTTAACTCGCACGTTTCCGACGAGGCCATTCGCCTAGCAGTTGATGTACTTCGTTCTGGACGCCTGAGCGAAGGGCCGGTCGCTCGTAGCTTCGAGCAGGCGCTCGAGCGGTCGTTAGGCCTCGTCAGGCCTCGCTTGGTGAACAGCGGCACGTCTGCTCTCCATCTATCCCTCGTCGCGGCGGGGGTAGGACCTGGCGACGAAGTCATTCTTCCGCCCCAAACATTTGTCGCAAGCGGGCTCTCCGTGCTCATGGCGGGGGCACGGCCCGTATTTGCCGATATCGATGCCACGACCGGCAACTTAGATGTCAGTTCTGCTGCGTCTAGGATCACGGAGAGAACGAAGGCAGTCATGCCGGTGCACTGGGCGGGTATACCCTGCGAGATGGACGAGATCGGATCGCTCGCCCAGCAGCACGGCCTCGCAGTGGTGGAGGATGCGGCGCATGCGCTCGGGGCCTTGTACAAAGGTACGCCAGTCGGTGCGATATCGAGGTTCACGTGCTTCTCGTTTCAAGCGATCAAACACCTCACTACTGGCGACGGAGGAGCGATTTGCTCGCTCAGCGAACAAGACGAGAGAACAGTAAGCCGGCTTAGATGGTTCGGCATTGACCGGGCAACGGCAGTCCCCGATGAACTAGGAGAGCGACAGTACAACCTCTCAGATCTGGGGTTCAAATACCACATGAACGACCTAGCTGCGGCGGTTGGGATGGGGAACCTGGCATCCTTTCCCGAACGACTGCGCCGCCGGCGAGACATCGCCCTCGCGTACTTTCATCACCTTGCTGAGGTGCCAGGGTTAACACTTCCGGCGGTCCACCAGGGCAGTTCTCCGTCGTGGTGGCTATTTACCGTCCTCGTTGAACAGCGGCTCAACTTGGTACGCAAGCTTAAGGAGCACGGGATCCCGTGCTCCGTAGTGCACCGCCGAATCGACCGGAATCGTGTGTTGGGAGGGGTCACACCCGAGCTCCCCGGACAGGAACGTTTCGACGCCCAACAGTTGTCCCTTCCTTGCCACGAAGAAATCACCGAAGAAGACGTCCACAGAATCGTGGAATGCGTCAAGAGTGGTTGGTGA
- a CDS encoding heparinase II/III-family protein, with the protein MSPNLPRLLRTVAHLTPGQVTSRIVHVARTQAYRRLARFPISWLSFDAHARGALREPLELETTLPVAEIIDLWRQGQVSYHGIKGPRDDWKASGHTRLWQYEKHYHVEALALGAAGLGNTPEAARARDDLVTLVAGWQKACPPLAGASWEPYPIARRVLHWSLALAACPQLGPTLAGRLAPQVRHLHRHLETHLLGNHLLCDLFAVVAGCAVLEAPGLDALAAVAREELCRQLRAQTLRDGGYAERTAQYHAVVLRDLLWTIALTNARGRPLALEAHATHMMQWLGAVVRSDGSFPWINDAAPDTTPAWPALLRLAHQVGLNPEETLETPVPRPAPEGPLVLHETGWLIWRPGKSDLLFDFGLVGPPEQPGHGHADALGFELIWEGEPLVTDTGITTYAANETRAYERSAAAHATVSVDGEGSDEVWASFRVGGRAAPYLARVSLDAPGALAVQAVCKSFRGWRHERRLEFTAGKRLVVEDHLEGSFAQAASHVPLAPGWQLTDEGGALSLVKGSQTLRFRVLAGGPARVAAGWQSAGFEHKVPRQVIHVPLVAGRASYEICA; encoded by the coding sequence ATGTCTCCCAACCTCCCCCGCCTGCTTCGGACCGTCGCTCACCTCACCCCGGGGCAGGTCACCTCCCGCATCGTTCACGTGGCCCGCACGCAAGCCTACCGCCGGCTCGCGCGCTTCCCCATCTCCTGGCTATCCTTCGATGCCCACGCCCGCGGAGCGCTCCGGGAGCCGCTGGAGCTCGAGACCACTTTGCCTGTCGCCGAGATCATTGACCTGTGGCGCCAGGGCCAGGTGAGCTACCACGGCATCAAGGGTCCCAGGGACGACTGGAAGGCCAGCGGCCACACGCGCCTGTGGCAGTACGAAAAGCACTATCACGTCGAAGCGCTCGCGCTCGGCGCCGCGGGTTTGGGAAACACCCCCGAAGCCGCTCGCGCTCGCGACGATCTGGTCACCCTCGTGGCCGGCTGGCAAAAGGCCTGCCCGCCGCTGGCCGGGGCCAGCTGGGAGCCCTACCCCATCGCCCGCCGCGTGCTGCACTGGTCCCTTGCGCTGGCCGCCTGCCCCCAGCTGGGCCCCACCCTGGCCGGACGCCTCGCGCCACAGGTTCGTCACCTGCACCGCCACCTCGAGACGCACCTGCTCGGCAATCACCTGCTTTGTGACCTGTTCGCCGTCGTCGCAGGCTGCGCCGTACTCGAAGCCCCGGGCCTCGACGCCCTGGCCGCCGTGGCCCGCGAGGAGCTCTGCCGCCAGCTTCGCGCCCAAACGCTTCGTGACGGCGGGTACGCCGAGCGCACCGCCCAGTACCACGCCGTGGTGCTTCGCGACCTGCTGTGGACGATAGCGCTCACCAATGCACGAGGCCGGCCCCTGGCGCTCGAAGCTCACGCCACACACATGATGCAGTGGCTCGGGGCTGTGGTGCGCTCCGATGGCAGTTTCCCCTGGATCAACGATGCCGCCCCGGACACCACCCCCGCCTGGCCTGCCCTGCTGCGATTGGCCCACCAGGTGGGACTGAACCCCGAGGAGACCTTGGAGACACCCGTGCCGCGGCCTGCGCCCGAAGGACCGCTGGTGCTCCACGAAACGGGCTGGTTGATCTGGCGTCCAGGGAAGAGCGATCTGCTGTTCGACTTTGGCTTGGTCGGGCCGCCCGAACAGCCGGGCCACGGGCACGCCGACGCCCTGGGCTTCGAACTCATCTGGGAAGGCGAGCCCCTGGTCACCGATACGGGCATCACCACCTACGCCGCGAACGAAACGCGCGCATACGAACGCAGCGCCGCCGCACACGCCACCGTTTCCGTCGACGGGGAAGGCAGTGACGAGGTGTGGGCCTCTTTCCGCGTGGGCGGCCGAGCCGCACCCTACCTGGCCCGCGTCTCCCTCGATGCGCCCGGCGCCCTGGCCGTGCAAGCCGTGTGCAAAAGCTTCCGTGGATGGCGGCACGAACGGCGGCTCGAGTTCACCGCCGGCAAACGCCTGGTCGTGGAAGACCATCTCGAAGGCTCATTCGCCCAGGCCGCGAGCCATGTGCCATTGGCCCCCGGGTGGCAGCTGACGGACGAGGGGGGGGCGCTAAGCCTCGTCAAGGGCAGCCAAACCCTGAGGTTTCGTGTGCTGGCAGGAGGGCCCGCTCGCGTTGCCGCCGGATGGCAGAGCGCAGGCTTCGAGCACAAGGTCCCCCGCCAAGTCATCCACGTGCCCCTGGTCGCGGGGCGCGCCAGCTACGAAATCTGCGCCTAG